The following coding sequences lie in one Rutidosis leptorrhynchoides isolate AG116_Rl617_1_P2 chromosome 4, CSIRO_AGI_Rlap_v1, whole genome shotgun sequence genomic window:
- the LOC139842621 gene encoding uncharacterized protein yields the protein MTAVLRQLAYGYTPDALDEYLQMSERVGRESLHNFCKCIIDLYANVYLREPMLHDIHRLYEGHIRIHGFPGMLGSIYCMHWAWAKCPVAWRGQYMRGDHSHPTIMLEAVASDLFNSMLNEEMPDVPYHINGVQYRRGYYLADGIYPTWAAFVKGFSSVVDKKRSYFTKKQAGARKDVERTFGILQGRWYILQQPA from the exons ATGACAGCCGTACTACGTCAGCTAGCATACGGTTATACACCGGATGCGTTGGATGAGTATCTTCAAATGTCTGAACGAGTTGGACGGGAATCTCTACACAACTTTTGTAAGTGTATCATTGATTTGTATGCTAATGTCTATCTAAGAGAGCCTATGTTGCATGACATTCATCGTTTGTATGAAGGTCATATAAGGATTCATGGTTTTCCGGGCATGTTAGGTAGTATATATTGTATGCACTGGGCATGGGCAAAATGTCCGGTTGCGTGGAGAGGGCAGTATATGCGAGGCGATCACAGTCACCCAACTATTATGCTTGAAGCAGTCGCCTC TGATTTGTTCAACTCAATGCTTAATGAGGAAATGCCCGATGTTCCTTATCACATAAACGGTGTTCAATACAGAAGAGGGTACTATTTAGCTGACGGTATTTACCCAACATGGGCGGCATTTGTTAAGGGATTTTCAAGTGTCGTTGACAAAAAACGTTCTTACTTTACAAAGAAACAAGCGGGCGCTCGCAAAGATGTTGAAAGAACTTTTGGGATCCTACAAGGTCGTTGGTATATTCTTCAGCAACCCGCATGA
- the LOC139839645 gene encoding probable protein phosphatase 2C 60 isoform X2, with translation MLSGFMNFLWACFRPRSDRHVHNGSDSGGRQDGLLWYKDTGQHFNGDFSMSVVQANNLLEDQSQLESGCLSLQESGPHGTFVGVYDGHGGPETSRFINNNLFQHLKRFTSENQSMSVEVIKKAFQATEDGFLSLVSKQWPMNPQIAAVGSCCLVGVVCNGTLYVANLGDSRAVLGRLVKATGEVLAIQLSAEHNACIESVRQELHSTHPDDSEIVVLKHNVWRVKGLIQISRSIGDVYLKKAEFNRAPLYAKFRLREPFKRPILSSDPSVSAHQLQPHDQFVIFASDGLWEHLTNQQAVDIVQNHPHTGSAKRLVKVALQEAAKKREMRYSDLKKIDRGVRRHFHDDITI, from the exons ATGCTATCTGGGTTCATGAACTTTTTGTGGGCCTGTTTCCGGCCACGGTCCGACCGTCATGTTCACAATGGTTCTGATTCGGGTGGTCGTCAAGATGGATTATTATGGTATAAGGATACAGGACAACATTTTAATGGAGATTTCTCAATGTCGGTAGTTCAAGCGAATAATTTATTAGAAGATCAGAGTCAACTTGAATCAGGGTGTTTGAGTTTGCAAGAATCGGGACCGCATGGTACGTTTGTAGGAGTATATGATGGGCATGGTGGTCCTGAGACGTCACGGTTTATTAACAATAACCTCTTTCAACATCTCAAGA GGTTTACTTCTGAAAATCAGTCAATGTCGGTAGAGGTAATAAAGAAGGCTTTTCAAGCAACAGAAGATGGTTTCCTCTCTCTTGTTTCCAAACAATGGCCAATGAACCCACAAATAGCAGCCGTTGGATCATGTTGCCTCGTTGGAGTTGTATGCAATGGAACCCTATACGTTGCCAATCTTGGAGATTCTAGAGCTGTTTTGGGAAGGCTTGTGAAGGCAACTGGGGAAGTTCTTGCGATTCAGCTCTCAGCTGAACACAATGCGTGTATAGAGTCTGTAAGGCAGGAGTTACATTCAACACATCCAGATGACTCAGAAATTGTAGTTTTGAAGCATAACGTGTGGCGTGTAAAAGGCCTGATACAG ATTTCGAGATCAATTGGTGATGTTTACTTAAAAAAGGCCGAATTCAATCGGGCACCTTTATACGCCAAGTTCCGCCTTCGTGAACCCTTTAAAAGACCAATATTGAGCTCAGATCCGTCCGTATCGGCGCACCAGTTGCAGCCACATGATCAATTTGTTATATTTGCTTCAGATGGCCTTTGGGAGCACCTTACTAACCAACAAGCTGTTGATATTGTCCAAAATCACCCCCACACT GGAAGTGCCAAAAGATTAGTTAAAGTTGCATTGCAGGAAGCAGCAAAGAAGAGGGAAATGAGATACTCCGACTTAAAAAAGATTGATCGTGGGGTCCGACGTCATTTTCACGATGACATCACG ATTTAA